Proteins encoded within one genomic window of Raineyella fluvialis:
- a CDS encoding sulfite exporter TauE/SafE family protein produces MLHLTALGWCLLALTAFVGGFSKTALSGAATAAVVLAALVLPAKESTALLLVMLLAGDAWAIRTYWRDADWRLLVRLILPVVVGVAAGGVFLGRVDDHLLRRTIGAILLVLLVVGLLTRHHRPGRVEGQLYGGLAGFTTMVANAGGPAMSLYLLGARYGKLAFLGTTAWFFATVNLVLKLPVMISLGMMTRPVVLTGLALVPVVWLGAWVGRLVVARLDDMWFARLVTAFVVVSAFYLVLA; encoded by the coding sequence ATGCTCCACCTCACCGCGCTGGGCTGGTGTCTCCTGGCGCTCACCGCCTTCGTCGGCGGGTTCTCGAAGACCGCGCTGTCCGGGGCCGCCACCGCCGCGGTGGTGCTCGCGGCCCTCGTCCTGCCCGCGAAGGAATCCACCGCACTGCTGCTGGTGATGCTGCTCGCCGGCGATGCCTGGGCCATCCGGACCTACTGGCGCGACGCCGACTGGCGCCTGCTGGTGCGCCTCATCCTGCCCGTGGTGGTCGGGGTCGCGGCCGGTGGTGTGTTCCTCGGCCGGGTCGACGACCATCTGCTGCGCCGGACGATCGGCGCGATCCTGCTGGTCCTGCTGGTCGTCGGCCTGCTCACCCGCCACCACCGACCGGGCCGGGTGGAGGGACAGTTGTACGGAGGCCTGGCCGGGTTCACCACCATGGTCGCCAACGCCGGCGGACCAGCGATGAGCCTCTACCTGCTCGGCGCCCGGTACGGAAAGCTGGCCTTCCTCGGCACCACCGCCTGGTTCTTCGCCACCGTCAACCTGGTGCTCAAGCTGCCGGTGATGATCAGCCTCGGCATGATGACCCGCCCGGTGGTCCTCACCGGGCTGGCCCTCGTGCCGGTCGTCTGGCTGGGGGCCTGGGTCGGCCGGCTGGTGGTGGCCAGGCTGGACGATATGTGGTTCGCCCGCCTGGTCACCGCCTTCGTCGTCGTCTCGGCGTTCTACCTCGTGCTGGCCTGA
- a CDS encoding dodecin has product MSQHTYRIIEMVGTSPDSVEAAISNAVSDAEARYGGVDWFEVVQLRGHVVDGQVAHHQVTVKIGARLPQA; this is encoded by the coding sequence GTGAGCCAGCACACCTACCGGATCATCGAGATGGTCGGGACCTCTCCCGACAGCGTCGAGGCCGCCATCAGCAACGCTGTCAGCGACGCCGAGGCGCGCTACGGCGGGGTCGACTGGTTCGAGGTCGTCCAGCTGCGCGGGCACGTGGTGGACGGCCAGGTCGCCCACCACCAGGTCACGGTCAAGATCGGCGCCCGCCTGCCCCAGGCATGA